From a region of the Butyrivibrio sp. AE3004 genome:
- the ftsH gene encoding ATP-dependent zinc metalloprotease FtsH → MDNNYNNNNGQGGDNGPKKQNILLLVVAALVTVLFMTYFMRAVTSTSNKEVTYSEFIQMIAEKKVESVVIENDRITIIPKVSSDELKYNPFYGSTTVMNYYTGKAEDDSTLTKRLLDAGIPVSSEVPDSSSAIISFAVYYVLPILLMWLILSFVFRRMSKGGGPLGIGKNNAKVYMQRETGVTFKDVAGEDEAKESLVEVVDFLHNPGRYVKIGAKLPKGALLVGPPGTGKTLLAKAVAGEAHVPFYSLAGSDFIELYVGVGASRVRELFSEASKNAPCIIFIDEIDAIGRSRDNKYGGGNEEREQTLNQLLSEMDGFDSSKGVLVLGATNRPEILDKALLRPGRFDRRIIVDKPDLKGREEILKVHSKDVKMDETVDLKAIALATSGAVGSDLANMINEAAINAVKAHREYVCQQDLMEAVEQVLVGKEKKDRILSKEERKIVSYHEVGHALISAVQKNTEPVQKITIVPRTMGALGYVMQVPEDEKYLETKDEILDDIIVALGGRAAEEVIFNTVTTGAENDIEKATSMARSMITMFGMSDKFGLMQLESIQNRYLDGNRVLNCSPQTEYLVDEEVKKLLADCYEKAKQIIRDHIDTMDKIAQFLIEKETITGKEFMKIYREVENIPEPTEEEIEASKHGRIYATRPESAAVGENVPIKENKPKEEAITTPSDEPAPAQSTSYEQQDASYGQTVPQQGSYYDYQQGATGSIFEAEVNDKGVQNNSSEENQNDSYEDINEGQPSGGRFSHVPDNFDK, encoded by the coding sequence ATGGATAACAATTATAACAACAATAATGGCCAGGGAGGCGACAACGGCCCCAAGAAGCAAAATATACTTCTTCTTGTGGTGGCAGCGCTTGTGACAGTCCTCTTTATGACATATTTCATGCGAGCAGTAACCTCAACAAGTAATAAAGAAGTTACATATTCCGAATTCATTCAGATGATCGCTGAAAAAAAGGTCGAAAGCGTAGTAATTGAGAATGACAGAATAACTATCATTCCGAAGGTGAGCTCGGACGAGCTCAAATATAATCCTTTCTATGGGTCAACCACTGTAATGAACTATTACACCGGTAAGGCAGAGGATGATTCGACTCTTACCAAAAGACTTCTCGATGCGGGAATTCCGGTAAGCAGCGAGGTGCCTGATTCTTCAAGTGCCATCATTTCCTTTGCGGTTTATTATGTACTTCCCATTCTTCTGATGTGGCTTATACTGTCATTTGTTTTCAGACGTATGTCAAAGGGTGGCGGTCCTCTTGGAATAGGAAAGAATAATGCTAAGGTTTATATGCAGCGTGAAACCGGTGTGACATTTAAGGATGTTGCAGGTGAGGATGAGGCAAAGGAATCTCTGGTTGAGGTCGTTGACTTCCTCCACAATCCCGGAAGATATGTAAAAATCGGTGCAAAGCTTCCTAAAGGTGCACTTCTTGTAGGACCTCCCGGAACAGGTAAGACACTTCTTGCCAAGGCTGTTGCCGGTGAGGCACATGTTCCTTTTTATTCACTTGCAGGTTCAGACTTTATTGAACTTTATGTCGGTGTCGGAGCAAGCCGTGTGCGTGAACTCTTTTCAGAGGCCAGCAAAAACGCTCCCTGCATTATTTTTATCGATGAGATTGATGCCATAGGAAGAAGCCGTGACAATAAGTACGGCGGCGGTAATGAAGAACGTGAGCAGACTCTTAACCAGCTGCTTTCAGAGATGGACGGTTTTGATTCTTCAAAGGGGGTACTTGTTCTTGGTGCGACAAACAGACCTGAAATCCTTGATAAAGCTCTTCTTCGTCCCGGACGTTTCGACAGAAGAATTATAGTTGATAAACCCGATCTTAAGGGTCGTGAAGAAATACTGAAGGTTCACTCCAAAGATGTTAAGATGGATGAGACCGTTGATCTTAAGGCGATTGCACTTGCAACCAGCGGTGCAGTAGGTTCTGATCTTGCAAACATGATAAACGAAGCAGCTATCAATGCTGTTAAGGCTCACAGAGAATATGTATGCCAGCAGGATCTTATGGAAGCGGTTGAGCAGGTTCTTGTCGGAAAAGAAAAGAAAGACAGAATTCTCAGCAAGGAAGAGAGAAAGATTGTTTCTTACCATGAAGTGGGACATGCTCTTATAAGTGCGGTTCAGAAAAACACTGAGCCTGTGCAGAAGATAACAATTGTTCCAAGGACTATGGGTGCACTTGGTTATGTAATGCAGGTTCCCGAGGATGAAAAATACCTTGAGACCAAGGATGAGATCTTAGATGATATCATCGTAGCTCTCGGCGGACGTGCTGCTGAAGAGGTTATTTTCAACACTGTTACAACAGGTGCGGAGAATGATATTGAGAAGGCAACATCCATGGCCAGAAGCATGATCACCATGTTTGGTATGAGCGATAAGTTCGGACTCATGCAGCTTGAATCAATCCAGAACAGATACCTTGACGGAAACAGGGTGCTCAATTGCAGCCCTCAGACAGAATACCTTGTTGATGAGGAAGTAAAGAAATTACTTGCCGATTGTTATGAAAAGGCAAAGCAGATCATCCGTGATCACATTGACACCATGGATAAGATTGCTCAGTTCCTTATCGAAAAAGAAACAATTACAGGTAAGGAATTCATGAAGATTTACCGTGAGGTTGAAAATATTCCGGAGCCTACCGAGGAAGAGATTGAAGCTTCCAAGCACGGAAGAATTTATGCAACCCGTCCCGAGTCAGCAGCTGTTGGTGAAAATGTTCCGATAAAGGAGAATAAGCCAAAGGAGGAAGCTATTACCACTCCTTCAGACGAACCGGCACCTGCACAGAGCACTTCATATGAACAGCAGGATGCTTCTTACGGACAGACAGTACCGCAGCAGGGTTCATATTATGATTATCAGCAGGGTGCTACAGGAAGCATTTTTGAAGCTGAGGTTAATGACAAGGGTGTTCAGAATAACTCTTCAGAAGAAAACCAAAACGATTCTTATGAAGACATAAATGAGGGACAGCCGTCAGGCGGAAGATTTTCACATGTTCCGGATAATTTTGATAAGTAA
- a CDS encoding GGDEF domain-containing protein: MRLRDYLHINVWLLPILIILVPVILVLFGSSFLTTPSTYYKTVLDTGWSVSYDQTHLDDAKLTDINLGASHKGDIVVLSNKIPSYYVPSACIMFRSMLAVVTVTVDDKVIYTYGNDYKEAGRMVPKHYNFVPLNKIEHPEGKTFTIKLEATEEDSFSGLASVQYGNRFDLEHGFLQSRRLPFFIGGFLTLFAFLLLTLSSYLYMYHSHDLSLIFSSVISFVLGAYNLAFNDIFCFISDADSYFCVLEYVSLYSVPFAIISFLISSHPELNSNLNKVISAINILFPVITLILHLTSIIHINIFVFLLHLIALTEAVIILPQLVLNLVKHYKERTSTPEYTGMTSDSILVIGLAIFILCSVVDIIKYNILKFFFGGGEAYVDINFMTIGALCFVLTLFVFYFYHGIEHINAVYMKEHLEGLAYTDSLTGLMNRAKCMQYMAAVHGRFAIISLDLDNLKTVNDSLGHQEGDRMIKSFADIMKQAFVGAQLIGRTGGDEFLVAIEQPRPHVCEDMIYDLKSRMEIFNKSEKTINLSASCGFAYSNEANENDANSVFVLADNRMYKEKEAHHAAKLDRFVNDIMSTTSEPKGGEADHV, encoded by the coding sequence ATGCGGTTACGTGATTATCTACACATAAATGTGTGGCTGCTGCCTATTCTGATAATATTAGTTCCTGTAATACTTGTCTTGTTCGGCAGTTCCTTTTTGACCACACCAAGCACTTACTATAAGACTGTCCTTGATACCGGATGGTCTGTTAGTTATGACCAGACACATCTTGATGATGCAAAACTAACCGACATCAATCTTGGTGCCTCCCACAAGGGTGATATCGTTGTCTTAAGCAACAAAATTCCTTCTTATTATGTGCCCTCTGCCTGCATTATGTTCAGATCCATGCTGGCGGTTGTTACCGTCACAGTGGATGATAAGGTCATCTACACCTATGGCAACGATTATAAAGAAGCAGGACGAATGGTTCCAAAACATTATAATTTTGTACCGCTTAACAAAATCGAACATCCGGAAGGAAAGACTTTTACAATAAAACTCGAAGCTACGGAAGAAGATTCTTTTTCAGGCTTAGCCTCTGTACAATACGGGAACCGATTTGACCTGGAACATGGTTTTTTGCAAAGCAGAAGACTCCCTTTTTTTATCGGAGGATTCCTTACTCTATTTGCATTTCTTTTGCTTACTCTTTCATCATATCTTTATATGTATCACAGCCATGACCTGTCACTTATATTCAGTTCAGTGATTTCCTTCGTCCTTGGTGCCTATAATCTTGCGTTTAACGATATATTCTGTTTTATTTCCGATGCTGACTCTTATTTCTGCGTGCTTGAATATGTATCACTTTATTCCGTTCCCTTTGCTATCATATCTTTTCTTATTTCATCACATCCGGAGCTTAATTCTAATCTGAATAAAGTAATAAGTGCCATAAACATATTGTTCCCTGTTATCACGCTGATCCTGCATCTGACTTCAATAATTCATATCAATATATTTGTTTTTCTTCTGCACTTAATAGCTCTGACGGAAGCTGTAATAATACTTCCTCAGCTGGTTCTTAATTTGGTAAAGCATTATAAGGAAAGAACAAGCACTCCTGAATACACGGGTATGACATCAGACAGTATCCTGGTTATAGGACTTGCCATCTTCATCCTGTGTTCCGTAGTGGATATAATAAAATACAATATCCTTAAATTCTTTTTTGGCGGCGGAGAAGCTTATGTAGATATTAATTTTATGACAATAGGCGCTCTATGCTTCGTGCTCACACTTTTTGTATTCTATTTCTATCACGGAATAGAGCATATTAATGCTGTTTATATGAAAGAACATCTTGAAGGTCTTGCCTATACCGATTCTCTCACAGGACTTATGAACAGAGCAAAATGCATGCAGTATATGGCTGCGGTTCATGGAAGATTTGCCATCATCAGTCTTGACCTTGACAACTTAAAAACAGTAAATGACAGTCTTGGCCATCAGGAAGGCGATCGAATGATCAAGTCCTTTGCCGACATTATGAAGCAGGCCTTTGTAGGTGCACAGCTGATAGGAAGAACCGGAGGCGATGAATTCCTCGTTGCTATCGAGCAGCCAAGGCCACACGTCTGCGAGGACATGATATATGACTTAAAATCACGTATGGAAATCTTTAACAAGAGCGAAAAAACCATAAATCTTTCTGCCTCATGCGGCTTTGCCTACAGTAATGAAGCCAATGAAAACGATGCCAACAGCGTATTTGTTCTCGCTGATAATCGTATGTATAAGGAAAAAGAAGCCCACCACGCTGCAAAACTTGATCGTTTTGTAAATGATATCATGAGCACTACTTCCGAACCGAAGGGAGGTGAAGCAGATCATGTATAA
- the uvrC gene encoding excinuclease ABC subunit UvrC yields the protein MEDKFNVQEELKKLPNQPGVYIMRDENDTIMYVGKAVNLHNRVRSYFRKIVGRGPQIDRMVQQIARFEYIVTDSELEALVLENNLIKENNPRYNTMLKDDKTYPYIKVTVFEEYPRILFSRLMKKDKSKYFGPFTSAAAVKDTIELINKIYGLRTCNRVLPRDIGVDRPCLNYHMNRCSAPCDGKITKEEYAERIHGALDFLEGNYAPIIKDLTDKMEAASEELNFEKAATYRDLLSSVRQVAQKQKMTDQAMEDKDILAIASDENDAVVQVFFVRDGRLIGREHFYMTHVSENPQEEILLNFVKQFYAGTPFIPRELMLPEAIEDMDIIEKWLTQRKGSRVYLKVPERGQKEKLMELAAQNAELILSKDKERLKREEGRTIGAVKEIEKLLGLRGLVRMEAYDISNISGFANVGSMVVYEKGKPKRSDYRKFRIKSVSGPDDYACMKEVLTRRLMHGLEEKHELEVREIDARYGSFTKFPDLILMDGGRGQVNICLQVLEELGINIPVCGMVKDDNHRTRGLYFNNEELPIDRRSEGFKLITRIQDEAHRFAIEYHRSLRGKAQVKSSLDEIPGIGPARRKALMRHFKSIEDIRNADIETLKQVPEIPENQAKQIYEFFHSSEL from the coding sequence ATGGAAGATAAATTTAACGTACAGGAAGAACTAAAAAAATTACCGAATCAGCCCGGTGTTTACATCATGCGTGATGAAAATGACACTATCATGTATGTGGGAAAGGCTGTGAACCTTCACAACCGTGTAAGGTCTTATTTTCGTAAAATAGTGGGAAGAGGACCTCAGATTGATCGTATGGTTCAGCAGATAGCAAGGTTTGAATATATAGTCACCGACTCAGAGCTTGAAGCATTGGTACTGGAGAATAATCTTATAAAAGAGAACAATCCTCGTTACAACACTATGCTTAAGGACGATAAGACCTACCCTTATATCAAGGTGACGGTTTTTGAGGAATATCCACGTATTCTGTTTTCACGCCTTATGAAGAAGGACAAATCCAAGTATTTTGGTCCTTTTACAAGTGCAGCTGCGGTTAAGGACACTATAGAGCTGATCAACAAAATCTATGGCCTAAGGACCTGTAACCGAGTTTTGCCAAGGGATATAGGCGTTGACAGACCGTGCCTTAATTACCACATGAACAGATGCTCTGCGCCTTGTGACGGCAAGATAACCAAAGAAGAATATGCAGAGAGAATTCATGGTGCTTTGGATTTCCTCGAAGGAAATTATGCCCCTATAATAAAGGATTTAACAGATAAGATGGAGGCAGCATCCGAGGAACTCAATTTTGAGAAAGCGGCTACCTACAGGGACCTTCTTTCAAGTGTCAGACAGGTTGCACAGAAGCAGAAGATGACCGATCAGGCTATGGAGGATAAGGATATACTTGCAATTGCATCCGACGAAAATGATGCGGTTGTGCAGGTATTCTTTGTGAGAGACGGAAGGCTTATCGGACGTGAACATTTTTATATGACACATGTATCGGAAAATCCTCAGGAGGAAATACTCCTTAATTTTGTAAAGCAGTTCTATGCCGGAACACCTTTTATCCCAAGAGAGCTCATGCTTCCCGAAGCAATAGAGGATATGGACATAATCGAGAAGTGGCTTACGCAGCGTAAGGGCAGCAGGGTGTACCTTAAGGTTCCGGAGAGAGGACAGAAGGAAAAGCTTATGGAGCTTGCTGCCCAGAACGCTGAGCTTATTTTGAGTAAGGACAAGGAGAGATTAAAGCGCGAAGAGGGAAGAACCATAGGCGCCGTAAAAGAGATAGAAAAGCTCTTAGGACTCCGGGGACTTGTCAGGATGGAGGCCTATGATATTTCAAACATAAGCGGTTTTGCCAATGTAGGATCAATGGTTGTCTATGAAAAGGGGAAGCCAAAGAGAAGCGATTACAGAAAATTCAGGATAAAATCCGTATCGGGGCCTGATGACTATGCCTGCATGAAGGAAGTCCTTACAAGACGTCTGATGCACGGACTTGAAGAAAAGCACGAGCTGGAGGTACGGGAAATAGACGCAAGGTATGGAAGCTTTACAAAATTTCCGGACCTTATCCTGATGGATGGTGGAAGAGGTCAGGTAAATATATGTCTGCAGGTGCTTGAAGAGCTTGGAATAAATATTCCGGTTTGCGGTATGGTAAAGGATGATAATCACAGGACCAGAGGGCTTTATTTCAATAATGAAGAACTCCCAATAGACAGAAGGTCAGAGGGCTTCAAGCTGATAACCAGGATTCAGGACGAAGCCCACAGATTTGCGATTGAATACCACAGATCCCTCAGAGGAAAAGCGCAGGTAAAGAGCTCTCTTGATGAGATTCCCGGAATCGGACCGGCAAGAAGAAAGGCTCTGATGAGGCATTTTAAATCCATAGAGGATATAAGAAATGCAGATATCGAAACCCTGAAACAGGTTCCGGAAATTCCGGAGAATCAGGCTAAGCAAATCTACGAATTCTTTCACTCGTCTGAATTGTAA
- a CDS encoding SPFH domain-containing protein gives MGILQAGIGAASSVLADSWREYFYCDAMPADTLAVKASKRTGKGSSNTKGNDNIISNGSILAVADGQCMIIVDQGKVTEICAEPGEFVYDVSTEPSLFYGSLSENIKETFKKIGKRISFGGDTGNDQRVYYINTKDIIGNKYGTANPVPFRVIDKNIGLDVDISIRCHGEYSYKIVDPILFYTNLCGNFQGVYKRENIESQLKSELLTALQPAFAKLSETGVRYSALPGHTNEIADALNEVLSAKWGNTYGIKISTFGINSVNASEEDEKMIKDLQKSAVYTNPNMAAATLVGAQAQAMQDAAKNTSAGPMMAFAGMNMAQQAGGANAGNLFAMGQQAQAAPQNAPQMQPQSQGGWTCSCGTANNGNFCSNCGQPRPSSDWTCSCGSVNNGKFCSNCGKPRP, from the coding sequence ATGGGTATTTTACAGGCTGGAATTGGTGCTGCTTCAAGTGTTCTTGCTGATTCCTGGAGAGAGTATTTCTACTGTGATGCTATGCCTGCTGACACACTTGCTGTTAAAGCTTCTAAGCGCACAGGTAAAGGAAGCTCAAACACAAAGGGTAACGATAACATCATCTCAAACGGTTCTATCTTAGCTGTTGCTGACGGACAGTGCATGATCATTGTAGATCAGGGCAAGGTTACAGAAATTTGCGCAGAGCCCGGAGAGTTCGTATATGATGTGAGCACCGAGCCCTCTCTTTTCTACGGAAGTCTTTCCGAAAACATCAAGGAAACTTTCAAGAAAATCGGCAAAAGAATAAGCTTTGGCGGAGATACAGGAAATGACCAGCGTGTTTACTACATCAACACAAAGGATATCATCGGTAACAAGTATGGTACCGCTAATCCTGTTCCGTTCCGTGTAATCGACAAAAACATCGGTCTCGACGTTGATATTTCAATCAGATGCCACGGTGAATACAGCTACAAGATTGTAGACCCTATTCTTTTCTATACAAACCTCTGCGGTAATTTCCAGGGAGTATACAAGAGAGAAAACATCGAATCTCAGCTTAAGAGTGAACTTTTAACCGCTCTTCAGCCTGCATTTGCAAAGCTTTCCGAGACAGGCGTTCGTTACAGTGCTCTCCCCGGACATACCAACGAAATTGCTGATGCTCTCAATGAAGTATTATCTGCTAAATGGGGTAACACCTATGGTATAAAAATTTCAACCTTCGGTATTAATTCAGTAAATGCTTCCGAAGAAGATGAAAAGATGATCAAGGATCTCCAGAAGAGTGCTGTATATACAAATCCCAACATGGCAGCAGCCACTCTTGTCGGAGCTCAGGCTCAGGCTATGCAGGATGCTGCAAAGAATACATCTGCAGGTCCTATGATGGCATTTGCCGGAATGAATATGGCACAGCAGGCAGGTGGCGCCAACGCTGGCAATCTGTTTGCAATGGGTCAGCAGGCTCAGGCAGCTCCTCAGAACGCTCCTCAGATGCAGCCTCAGAGTCAGGGCGGCTGGACATGCTCCTGTGGAACAGCAAATAATGGTAACTTCTGCTCCAATTGCGGCCAGCCAAGGCCCAGCAGTGACTGGACATGCTCCTGCGGATCAGTAAACAACGGCAAATTCTGCTCTAACTGTGGAAAGCCAAGACCATAA
- a CDS encoding TPM domain-containing protein gives MNKKQINIFTCLLICMILSLPVLSSFQVKADGSGMVDPVYCTDGSLYPIVDSADLLTDEEEQSLADHIYEVENQYESAIVIVTINDLGNRDVTAYADDFYDYNGYGYNGTNNGILFLIDITSRQWHITTTGTAIGVFTDSAQADLIDVCKSDLSAGYYYRSFDKFISACAKRQQNVIDSKTFTPGKLFICIVAGFLLALLPLFYFIGQLHTVHRETGASNYSQDGLSLSNRSDRFLRVAVTKTARPKESSGSSTHSGSSGTSHGGSSGSF, from the coding sequence ATGAATAAGAAACAAATTAATATTTTTACCTGCCTGCTTATCTGTATGATACTGTCTTTGCCGGTATTATCCTCTTTTCAGGTAAAAGCTGACGGTTCCGGCATGGTGGATCCTGTTTATTGTACAGACGGATCGCTTTATCCTATCGTTGACAGCGCAGATCTTCTTACAGATGAGGAAGAACAGTCGCTAGCAGACCATATTTATGAGGTTGAGAATCAGTACGAATCCGCAATTGTCATAGTTACCATAAACGATCTTGGTAACAGAGATGTTACAGCATATGCTGATGATTTCTACGATTATAACGGATACGGCTACAATGGAACTAATAACGGCATTTTATTCCTGATTGATATAACATCCAGGCAATGGCATATCACGACAACCGGAACAGCAATCGGTGTCTTCACCGATTCCGCTCAGGCGGATCTGATAGATGTCTGCAAAAGTGATCTTTCAGCAGGGTACTATTACCGTTCCTTTGATAAGTTCATTTCCGCATGTGCCAAAAGACAACAAAACGTAATTGACAGTAAGACCTTTACACCGGGTAAACTGTTTATTTGTATAGTAGCAGGTTTCCTCCTTGCCCTCCTTCCACTGTTTTACTTTATAGGACAGCTTCACACAGTACATCGGGAGACAGGTGCATCCAATTACTCACAAGACGGACTATCTCTTTCCAACAGGAGTGATCGTTTCCTCAGGGTAGCTGTCACAAAGACCGCAAGGCCAAAGGAAAGCTCGGGATCTTCAACGCACTCCGGATCGTCCGGAACCTCGCACGGCGGAAGCAGTGGTTCATTCTAA
- a CDS encoding ASKHA domain-containing protein — MIKKCKLKYKDIEYDILPGTLLSEFMIKEGFSVSMPCGGMGTCGKCRVRFKSGTPGISAADRRFFTEKELKEGYRLACRAVISNDCELSYAVETLIHHEENTKGKAEALSDRLSDDKAGILEEQGKEYSLVIDIGTTTIAAALLCGEIVINEVTVMNSQAVFGADVISRIKAACDGKAEPLKGCVINDIKRAAEQVISGHLLSKGQSADDGKEKFISVKRTIIAGNTTMLHLLTGDSCEGLGNAPYKPVRLEYTEERISSIPEEFGKVIIFPGISAFVGADIVSGMYALSFDNIPEGKKYMLIDLGTNGEMAVADSEKISVCSTAAGPVFEGGGITCGMAGITGAIEHVSITNAAEFFSKEDNKDSIKVETIGKREPLGICGSGVLEITSELVRTKLVDETGLLRDELFESGITLFRGDDREIFFSQNDIRKVQLAKAAIRSGIDTLLKAHGLRAEDIDTVFLAGGFSEHLNAHKIKYLNMLPEEFLKEGVTLCKGNTSLKGGIRLAGEYEKNEETRKADDPVKRLKVITDKAEYIPLAETDTFSEAFIEAMNF, encoded by the coding sequence TTGATTAAAAAATGTAAATTAAAATATAAGGATATAGAATATGACATTCTTCCGGGAACACTTCTGTCAGAGTTTATGATAAAAGAAGGCTTTAGTGTTTCCATGCCATGTGGAGGGATGGGGACATGCGGAAAATGCCGGGTGAGGTTTAAAAGCGGAACGCCGGGAATATCTGCAGCCGACAGGAGGTTTTTTACGGAAAAAGAGCTGAAGGAAGGCTACAGACTTGCGTGCAGAGCTGTAATAAGTAATGACTGTGAGCTTAGCTATGCAGTTGAGACACTGATTCATCATGAAGAAAATACTAAAGGTAAGGCCGAGGCTTTATCAGACCGGCTGTCAGATGACAAAGCAGGTATTTTAGAGGAACAGGGAAAAGAATACAGCTTAGTAATAGACATTGGAACAACAACAATAGCTGCTGCTCTGCTCTGTGGGGAAATAGTAATTAATGAAGTGACCGTTATGAACAGTCAGGCAGTATTTGGGGCAGATGTTATAAGCCGTATTAAGGCTGCATGTGACGGTAAAGCAGAGCCTCTTAAAGGCTGTGTCATTAATGATATAAAAAGGGCAGCAGAGCAGGTGATAAGCGGTCATTTATTATCGAAGGGGCAATCTGCGGATGATGGCAAAGAGAAATTTATATCTGTAAAGAGAACCATAATTGCAGGCAACACCACGATGCTACATCTTCTTACGGGGGATTCCTGCGAGGGACTGGGAAATGCGCCTTATAAACCGGTAAGACTTGAATATACCGAAGAAAGAATTTCTTCAATACCTGAGGAATTCGGAAAAGTCATCATATTTCCCGGGATTTCGGCATTTGTAGGTGCGGATATAGTTTCGGGAATGTATGCGCTGTCTTTTGATAATATCCCCGAAGGAAAAAAATATATGCTGATAGACCTTGGCACCAATGGGGAGATGGCGGTTGCGGATTCCGAAAAAATAAGTGTTTGCTCCACTGCGGCAGGACCTGTTTTTGAGGGCGGTGGAATAACCTGCGGAATGGCCGGAATCACAGGTGCGATAGAGCATGTCTCAATAACAAATGCAGCTGAGTTTTTTTCAAAAGAAGACAATAAGGATAGTATTAAAGTAGAAACCATAGGAAAAAGAGAGCCCCTTGGTATATGCGGAAGCGGCGTTCTTGAAATTACATCAGAGCTTGTAAGGACAAAGCTTGTTGATGAGACAGGGCTTCTTCGGGATGAGCTTTTTGAATCCGGAATAACGCTGTTTAGAGGCGATGACAGGGAAATCTTTTTTTCACAAAATGATATTCGGAAAGTTCAGCTTGCAAAGGCTGCTATCAGAAGCGGTATAGACACTCTGCTTAAGGCGCACGGTTTAAGAGCGGAGGATATAGACACTGTTTTTTTGGCCGGAGGTTTTTCCGAACATTTAAATGCACATAAAATAAAGTATCTTAACATGCTTCCTGAAGAGTTTTTAAAGGAAGGCGTGACCCTATGCAAAGGAAATACATCACTGAAAGGTGGAATAAGGCTTGCGGGAGAGTATGAGAAAAATGAAGAAACCCGAAAAGCTGACGATCCTGTTAAAAGGCTTAAAGTTATAACTGATAAGGCTGAATATATTCCGCTTGCGGAAACTGATACATTCAGCGAAGCCTTTATTGAAGCTATGAATTTCTGA